A window from Culex pipiens pallens isolate TS chromosome 3, TS_CPP_V2, whole genome shotgun sequence encodes these proteins:
- the LOC120418627 gene encoding vitellogenin-3, whose product MGFKTWLVATALLLVGSVGAFDLFPANSEIVYRLEADVTLVPDLSAKSNYVWTMVGQLHVQRYDASNLAVKITLDVDSAHPPENNVATDILMEPFRVVIANDSTVLSILFKEHETIWSSNIKRALASLLQAHGDGPGAFVVEEQTIFGSCPTEYFVVNKSNVFEISKTYDMDRCNIYPGGIYLTRSNIPLNFCTAHKQEQAITSRIANYKLRKVEPYRYMLLEVDGTMRTNVRTFESYHPQFLYTKVQLKYVSHGAIGQALDVVQGMALLYSPMLFISPEAEATGGRSPKSKEKLVKRTADLLSTLADNLESVDSKLKEPYDETVSEIIRLMGTMDLDTLKLLFEEIDLGTSYRQETARNILLEIIPRTGTAATILLTRELIINQQVNPTTAVQLLISLPFYMSEPSYDLLKECEVFLSFGADRPDIKHAAVLSYATMIYNTFVAGKVTKDVVEKYVKIYFDMFLNSFEYEQQMLYLQALGNLQLENVAEYLDPIIKADYAQNTDIRFLAMWATMPTAHLRPNQVYETYWPIFHSKSSPLQLRVAAFTMLLVSNPTPGRLLGLYSVIKTENDPHMINFYRTTVLSISSTTYPCYQHMKQLLAYMTRQLPKAPPSKYWVTGNYLFDYRDRKFHIGSMLQALLIGSHRTDLPMMAYVKFDTEALGRFTGQLGFYIKARGLTDAVIHRLTNLNSSYLKMDRLTSILKSMKMPASNPTPLHFEFIVQFEGKAVLSYHLNQTTFHNLTDGDLINRINFLLRDSHINMQIVRRPFMIKYALPTLIGTPADILIENTVLATIRGNTTQQMMMDRVARSNQVDLRYSSYAVIKIRSYNPIEDIEYSTIREQGFLVYIPINNEIVWDIASKSISYAFYRPDGLTSGVSLKSRTRNTPSDSALIMRDRLEPKEEEIAGFGYTFDDLGIQFMARAHEDYTKDNVMFMLETDVLDNAKVLSGAPFSLVNHVLRLINLIQLNTIHIGRDKHLTLLVSNRQKTRLQGTLKWDVENYSRQTNVSENEVFRVNLILAHTIPKPEGSRDEVKVLHKWELTSQFTDYKSNNAAKFFFSVTRQEWNSSSWKLCLFADYEPLVFLKRPFSLTGHLAFNETRVPKRCPDSPRITFNVSYHLPKYVHDFYNILDTGDANCPKEILRLTPPPFSGNCSAETFAPLTTVSGLDASFKFEKLPSWSVNLLHRLDHLVSAVVPRRVQTLNITDHLDVHIKTTRWNSDTDITINGGTIWIPTRYNYNEKLHHPKKNSIDYGFTSMCSLVNNKLTTFHDRIIQLTPELRQDFRANDTFLLAADCSDSPKLAVFMLDNAKGIQIYTGGNYVVYEIANQQETDPILNINDEQLINLRNVVYQYPPDEEIYDFRVYLDDEDVLILENQLNGAVVQYDRKSIASILLPTVHKGRMCGLCSTRIH is encoded by the exons ATCACGCTGGACGTCGATTCGGCCCATCCGCCGGAGAACAACGTGGCCACCGACATCCTGATGGAACCGTTCCGGGTCGTGATTGCCAACGACAGTACGGTGCTGAGTATCCTGTTCAAGGAGCACGAAACCATCTGGTCCAGTAATATCAAGCGCGCGTTGGCCTCGTTGCTGCAGGCCCACGGCGATGGCCCGGGGGCGTTCGTCGTCGAGGAGCAGACCATTTTCGGCAGCTGTCCCACGGAGTACTTTGTGGTGAACAAGTCGAATgtgtttgaaatttccaaaacgTACGACATGGACCGGTGTAACATCTATCCGGGTGGGATTTATTTGACGCGGAGTAACATTCCGTTGAACTTTTGCACGGCCCACAAGCAGGAGCAGGCGATTACGTCGCGGATTGCGAACTATAAGCTGCGGAAGGTTGAACCGTACCGGTACATGCTGCTTGAGGTGGACGGGACCATGCGGACGAATGTGAGGACGTTCGAGTCGTATCATCCGCAGTTTTTGTACACGAAGGTTCAGCTGAAGTACGTTAGCCATGGTGCGATTGGCCAAGCTTTGGATGTTGTCCAGGGGATGGCACTGCTCTACAGTCCGATGCTGTTCATAAGTCCCGAGGCTGAGGCGACCGGTGGCCGCAGTCCCAAGTCCAAGGAGAAGCTCGTCAAACGTACGGCCGACCTGTTGAGCACGCTGGCAGACAATCTGGAGTCTGTTGATTCCAAGCTGAAAGAACCGTACGACGAAACGGTGAGTGAGATCATTCGGTTGATGGGGACCATGGATTTGGACACGCTGAAGCTACTGTTTGAAGAGATCGACTTGGGTACGTCGTACCGGCAGGAAACTGCCCGTAACATCCTGTTGGAAATCATCCCTCGAACGGGAACGGCCGCAACGATCCTGCTGACTCGTGAGCTGATCATCAACCAGCAGGTCAACCCGACGACCGCCGTCCAACTGCTGATCTCGTTGCCGTTCTACATGTCCGAACCGTCGTACGATCTGCTGAAGGAGTGCGAGGTGTTCCTGAGCTTCGGCGCGGACCGGCCCGACATCAAGCACGCCGCCGTCCTGAGTTACGCGACCATGATCTACAACACGTTCGTCGCGGGCAAAGTGACCAAAGACGTGGTTGAGAAGTACGTCAAGATCTACTTTGACATGTTTTTGA ACAGCTTTGAGTACGAGCAGCAGATGCTGTACCTGCAGGCGCTCGGAAATCTGCAGCTGGAGAACGTGGCTGAGTATCTGGATCCGATCATCAAGGCCGATTACGCCCAAAACACCGACATCCGGTTCCTGGCGATGTGGGCCACGATGCCGACGGCCCACCTGCGTCCGAACCAGGTCTACGAGACGTACTGGCCCATCTTTCACTCCAAGAGCAGCCCGCTGCAGCTGCGCGTGGCCGCCTTCACCATGCTGCTGGTTTCGAACCCCACGCCGGGCCGGCTGCTGGGTCTGTACAGTGTCATCAAGACGGAGAACGACCCGCACATGATCAACTTTTACCGCACGACCGTGCTGAGCATCTCGTCCACGACCTATCCCTGCTATCAGCACAT GAAGCAACTTCTAGCCTACATGACCCGCCAGCTGCCCAAGGCTCCACCCTCCAAGTACTGGGTCACCGGCAACTACCTGTTCGACTACCGCGACCGCAAGTTCCACATTGGATCGATGCTGCAGGCGCTGCTGATCGGCAGCCACCGGACCGACCTGCCCATGATGGCGTACGTCAAGTTCGACACCGAAGCCCTCGGGCGGTTCACCGGTCAGCTTGGG TTCTACATCAAGGCGCGTGGCCTAACGGACGCCGTCATTCACCGGTTGACCAACCTGAACTCGAGCTATCTGAAGATGGACCGGCTTACCAGTATCCTGAAGTCGATGAAGATGCCCGCGTCCAACCCGACACCGCTGCACTTTGAGTTTATCGTTCAGTTTGAGGGAAAAGCGGTTCTTTCGTACCACCTGAACCAGACGACCTTTCACAACTTGACCGACGGCGATT TAATCAACCGGATCAACTTCCTGCTGCGGGACAGCCACATCAACATGCAGATCGTGCGGCGCCCGTTCATGATCAAGTACGCGCTGCCGACGCTGATCGGCACGCCGGCGGACATCCTGATCGAGAACACGGTGCTGGCGACGATCCGGGGCAACACGACGCAGCAGATGATGATGGACCGGGTGGCGCGCAGCAATCAGGTGGACCTGCGGTACTCGTCGTACGCGGTCATTAAAATCCGCAGCTACAACCCGATCGAGGACATTGAGTACTCGACGATCCGCGAGCAGGGCTTCCTGGTGTACATCCCAATCAACAACGAGATCGTGTGGGATATTGCGAGCAAGTCGATTAGCTACGCTTTTTATCGGCCGGACGGGTTGACCAGCGGGGTGTCGCTGAAGAGTCGGACGCGGAATACGCCGTCGGATTCGGCATTGATTATGCGCGATCGGTTGGAACCTAAGGAGGAGGAGATTGCCGGGTTTGGGTATACGTTTGATGATTTGGGGATTCAGTTTATGGCGAGGGCGCACGAGGACTACACGAAAGACAACGTGATGTTTATGCTCGAGACTGACGTGCTGGACAATGCCAAGGTTCTTTCGGGGGCGCCGTTCTCGCTGGTCAACCACGTGCTCCGGCTGATTAACCTGATTCAGCTCAACACGATCCACATCGGGCGGGACAAACACTTGACGCTGCTGGTGTCGAACCGGCAGAAGACCCGCCTCCAGGGAACGCTCAAGTGGGACGTGGAAAACTACTCCCGCCAGACGAACGTGTCCGAAAACGAAGTGTTCCGGGTTAATTTGATTCTGGCGCATACGATCCCCAAGCCGGAAGGAAGCCGCGACGAGGTCAAAGTGCTGCACAAGTGGGAACTGACGTCACAGTTCACCGACTACAAGAGCAACAACGCGGCCAAGTTCTTCTTCTCCGTCACCCGCCAGGAGTGGAACAGTTCAAGCTGGAAG CTATGCCTGTTTGCCGACTACGAGCCGCTGGTGTTCCTGAAGCGTCCCTTCAGCCTCACGGGCCACCTGGCCTTCAACGAGACGCGCGTTCCGAAGCGCTGTCCCGACTCACCCCGCATCACGTTCAACGTGTCCTACCATCTGCCCAAGTACGTGCACGACTTCTACAACATCCTGGACACCGGAGACGCCAACTGTCCCAAGGAGATTCTCCGGTTGACGCCGCCGCCGTTCTCCGGGAATTGCAGCGCGGAAACGTTCGCCCCGCTGACCACCGTGTCCGGGCTGGACGCGAGCTTCAAGTTTGAGAAACTGCCCTCCTGGAGCGTGAACCTGCTGCACCGGCTAGACCACCTGGTGTCGGCGGTCGTGCCGCGACGTGTGCAAACTCTAAACATCACCGACCACCTGGACGTGCACATCAAGACGACGCGCTGGAACAGCGACACGGACATCACCATCAACGGGGGAACGATCTGGATCCCGACCCGGTACAACTACAACGAAAAGCTGCACCATCCCAAGAAGAACAGCATCGACTACGGATTCACGA GTATGTGCAGCCTGGTCAACAACAAGCTCACCACGTTCCACGACCGAATCATCCAGCTGACGCCGGAACTCCGGCAAGACTTCCGCGCCAACGATACCTTCCTGCTGGCGGCGGACTGTTCCGACTCGCCCAAGCTGGCCGTCTTCATGCTGGACAACGCCAAGGGCATCCAGATCTACACCGGCGGCAACTACGTCGTGTACGAAATTGCCAACCAGCAGGAAACGGACCCCATACTGAACATCAACGACGAGCAGCTGATCAACCTGCGCAACGTGGTGTACCAGTACCCGCCGGACGAGGAGATCTACGACTTCCGGGTGTACCTGGACGACGAGGACGTGCTCATTCTGGAGAATCAACTGAACGGAGCGGTGGTGCAGTACGACCGGAAGTCCATCGCGAGCATCCTGCTGCCGACGGTGCACAAGGGGCGGATGTGCGGACTGTGCAGCACCCGGATTCATTAG
- the LOC120418636 gene encoding arginine kinase Lit v 2-like translates to MASLEQKREAFRKYLEGAGAIDCLSKALIKLYQQEQKPEDACKFLRQIMCETCPTDEQVTEMTKDLADSKKEICCLKKEIMSMKGEVRRSSSEVALALTAGFDKLKEDEACTSLLKKHLTEEVFNELKEKKTALKSTLLDCVQSGLEHHDSGVGLYAADAECYELFGALFKKVINEYHVDFGDDKTHPASDWGDATTFENLDPEGEFIVSTRVRCGRSIEGFPFNPRMTMDHYEQIMERVKTVLEGLQDDLKGVFHPLEGMTKELQTQLIDDHYLFKEGDKFLQTANACRFWPIGRAIFLNEPKTFVVWVNEEDHLRIISMDKGGDLGAIYQRLKTAVEAIGKDMAFVRNERLGYLTFCPSNLGTTIRASVHIKLPKLGKVREKLDEAAAKYKLQVRGTRGEHTESEKGVFDISNKRRLGLTEYEAVKEMYDGIKELIELEKNTEDVKEEEKPAEASPSETKPSESAPKV, encoded by the exons ATGGCTTCG TTGGAACAAAAGCGGGAGGCGTTCCGGAAGTACCTGGAAGGGGCCGGGGCCATCGACTGTCTCTCAAAAGCTCTGATCAAGCTGTACCAGCAGGAGCAGAAACCGGAGGATGCGTGCAAGTTCCTCCGGCAGATCATGTGCGAGACGTGTCCCACGGACGAGCAGGTCACCGAGATGACCAAGGACCTGGCGGATTCGAAGAAGGAAATCTGCTGCCTGAAGAAGGAGATCATGTCGATGAAGGGCGAAGTCCGACGGAGTTCGAGCGAAGTGGCGCTCGCGTTGACCGCCGGATTCGACAAGCTCAAGGAGGATGAGGCCTGCACGTCGCTGCTCAAGAAGCACCTCACGGAAGAAGTCTTCAACGAGTTGAAGGAGAAGAAGACAGCGCTCAAATCGACCCTGCTGGATTGCGTTCAGTCCGGGCTGGAGCACCACGACTCGGGAGTTGGACTGTACGCGGCGGACGCCGAATGTTACGAGCTGTTTGGAGCGCTCTTCAAGAAGGTCATCAACGAGTACCACGTTGACTTTGGCGATGACAAAACGCACCCGGCCAGCGATTGGGGAGACGCGACCACGTTCGAGAATCTGGACCCGGAGGGCGAGTTTATCGTGTCGACGAGGGTGCGCTGCGGAAGGTCGATCGAGGGTTTCCCGTTCAACCCGCGCATGACGATGGACCACTACGAGCAGATTATGGAGCGCGTGAAGACCGTCCTGGAAGGGCTGCAGGACGATCTGAAGGGCGTGTTCCACCCGTTGGAGGGGATGACCAAGGAACTGCAGACACAGCTCATCGACGATCACTACCTGTTCAAGGAAGGCGACAAGTTTCTGCAGACGGCGAACGCCTGCCGGTTCTGGCCCATTGGACGAGCCATCTTTTTGAACGAGCCGAAAACCTTTGTGGTTTGGGTCAACGAAGAAGACCACCTGCGGATCATCTCGATGGACAAGGGCGGAGATTTGG GTGCCATCTACCAACGTCTCAAAACCGCCGTGGAGGCCATCGGCAAAGACATGGCCTTCGTGCGGAATGAACGCCTGGGCTACCTAACCTTCTGTCCGTCCAACCTCGGTACGACGATCCGCGCTTCGGTGCACATCAAGCTGCCCAAGCTGGGCAAGGTGCGCGAAAAGCTGGACGAAGCGGCCGCCAAGTACAAGCTGCAGGTTCGGGGCACCCGCGGCGAGCACACCGAGTCCGAGAAGGGCGTCTTTGACATCTCGAACAAACGACGGCTCGGCCTCACCGAGTACGAAGCGGTCAAGGAGATGTACGACGGCATCAAGGAGCTGATCGAGTTGGAGAAGAACACGGAAGATGTGAAGGAAGAGGAGAAACCGGCGGAAGCGTCTCCGTCGGAGACGAAGCCGTCCGAGTCGGCACCAAAGGTGTAG